The following proteins are co-located in the Gossypium hirsutum isolate 1008001.06 chromosome A02, Gossypium_hirsutum_v2.1, whole genome shotgun sequence genome:
- the LOC107907860 gene encoding stomatal closure-related actin-binding protein 1-like translates to MQKEAFPAVSTDVIFALSYSLNYKIGANDHIANVKGDPKVSSMKEIVAHETKGLIVVAKLFEKAKLREAASLGKHFCLKKLKDALESLKRYVTQRNEDDVEEVIAMLEALEIELTQRGELIQEKAELEQQLREWKSTLGERTNVLSFSEIGPERTNERGSRGESDQNAAPTKQDTEHELRALRVEV, encoded by the exons ATGCAAAAGGAAGCATTTCCAGCTGTATCAACTGATGTAATATTTGCTTTGAGTTATTCTCTCAATTACAAAATTGGGGCAAATGATCATATTGCAAATGTCAAAGGAGATCCTAAAGTTTCTTCCATGAAGGAGATTGTTGCACACGAGACT AAGGGGTTAATTGTTGTTGCTAAGTTGTTTGAAAAGGCTAAACTCAGAGAGGCAGCATCACTGGGGAAACATTTTTGTTTGAAAAAGCTTAAAGATGCACTGGAATCTTTAAAAAGATATGTGACACAAAGAAACGAGGATGATGTAGAGGAAGTTATTGCCATGTTAGAAGCTTTGGAAATTGAACTTACTCAAAGAGGAGAGTTGATTCAAGAAAAGGCAGAA CTAGAGCAGCAACTTAGAGAGTGGAAGAGCACTTTAGGAGAAAGAACAAATGTCTTGAGCTTTAGCGAAATAGGACCTGAAAGAACTAATGAAAGAGGTTCAAGAGGCGAGTCGGATCAAAATGCTGCACCAACTAAGCAAGATACAGAGCATGAGCTTCGTGCATTAAGGGTTGAAGTCTAA